The nucleotide sequence CCGGGCGCCGACTACCTCGTGCCCTCCATGGCCCCGCGGCCGGTTCCCACCGAACCGCCCCGGGTCCGGATCGGCGGCCCCGACTGCACCAGGCCCTACGACATGGCCCTGCTCAACGTGTCCGCGATGAGCTTCGGCTCCCTCTCCGACCGGGCGATCCGCGCCCTGAACGAGGGCGCGCGGCGCGGGGGCTTCGCCCATGACACCGGCGAGGGCGGGATATCGGAACACCACCTGGCGCCGGGCGGGGACCTCGTCTGGGAGGTCGGGACGGGGTACTTCGGCTGCCGCACGGAGGACGGCGACTTCGACCCGCTGCGGTTCGCCGAGAAGGCCGCCCTCGACCAGGTCGCCTGCGTGCTGCTGAAGATCAGCCAGGGCGCCAAGCCCGGCATCGGGGGTGTGCTGCCCGGCGCCAAGGTCAGCCGGGAGATCGCCGCGGCCCGTGGCGTCCCCGAGGGCCGGACCGTGGTCTCCCCGCCGTACCACCGCGTCTACCGCACCCCGAGGGAGCTCGTCCGCTTCGTGCGCCGGATGCGGGAGCTCGCCGAGGGCAAGCCGGTCGGGTTCAAGCTGTGCGTCGGATCGCGCCGCGAGTTCCTCGCCGTCTGCAAGGCGATGCTGGAGGAGGACGTCACGCCCGACTTCATCGTCGTCGACGGGGCGGAGGGCGGCACCGGGGCCGCGCCGCTGGAGTTCGCGGACACCGTCGGGCTCCCGCTGACCGAGGGCCTGACGACGGTCCACCGTTCCCTGGTCGGCGCCGGCCTGCGCGACCGGATCCGGATCGGCGCGTCCGGCAAGATCGCCACCGGCGGCGACATCGTCAAACGGCTGGCCCAGGGCGCCGACTACACCAACTCGGCCCGGGCCATGATGTTCGCCCTCGGCTGTGTCCAGGCCCAGCGCTGCCACACCAACACCTGCCCCGTCGGAGTCGCCACCCAGGACCGCCGGCGCGCCCGGGCCCTGGACGTCGAGGACAAGGCGCGCCGCGTCCAGCGCTTCCAGGAGGCGACGGTCGGGAGCGCCCTGCAGATCATGGCCGCCATGGGCCTCGACGAATCGGGCGGTCTGACGCCCGACATGCTGCTGCGCCGGGTCGGACCGAACACCGTCCGGTCCCATGCCGAGTTGTACGCGCCGCTCGAAGCCGGGCAGTTGCTCGTACCGGCGTCGGTCCCGCCGTCGTGGGCGGCCGACTGGAACGCCGCCCACCCCGACCGGTTCGCCCTCCGGTGACCGACCGCCCCACGCGCGGAAGGCTCCCCTGCCCCGGGGGGGGCGGAGGAGCCTTCGCGGACGGGCGAGAGGGGACGACGGATCAGCCGGTCTCCAGGAGGCCCTGGCGCAGGCTCTTGATGGTGCGCGAGAGCAGCCGGGACACATGCATCTGGGAGCAGCCGAGCCGCTCCCCGATCTGGGCCTGGGTGAGTTCCTCGACGAACCGCAGGTGGATGATCTGCCGGTCGCGCTCGTCCAGCTCGGCGATCAGCGGGGCCAGGGCGTGGAAGTCCTCCACCAGCTCCATCGCGGGGTCCTCACTGCCGATGAAGTCGGCGAGGGAGGCCTCGCTGTCCTCGTTCTCGCCGCTCAGCGCGGCGTCGAGCGACGAGGAGTGGTAGCCGTTGGAGGCCAGCCGGGCCTCGTTGACCTCTTCCTCGGTGAGGCTCATCAGCTCGGCGAGTTCCTTGGACGTCGGGGTCCGGCCCAGGCGCGTGCTCAGCTCCTCGGTCGCCTTGGCGAGTTCCACCCGGGCCTCCTGCAGTCGGCGGGGCACGTGCACCGCCCAGGAGGTGTCCCGGAAGAACCTCTTGATCTCTCCGACGATGTAGGGGACGGCGAACGTGGTGAACTCGACCTCACGCGACAGCTCGAACCGGTCGATCGCCTTGATCAGTCCGATCATGCCGACCTGGACGATGTCCTCCATCTCGTCGCCGCGGTGGCGGAACCGGCCGGCCGCGTAGCGGACCAGGCTCATGTTCATCTCGATGAGGGTGTTGCGCGCGTACTGGTACTCGTGCGTTCCCTCCTCCAGGACCGTGAGCTCCTGGAAGAAGACCTTCGACAGGGCCCGTGCGTCCTTGGGCGCGACCGCCAACGCGTCCGGAACCACCGGCAGCGTTCCCGTTCCGGCCTC is from Streptomyces venezuelae ATCC 10712 and encodes:
- a CDS encoding FMN-binding glutamate synthase family protein, encoding MPTLLLLVLPAVAALATGLPAVLLSPWWWCAAGPALLLAAVASYDVVQRRHSILRNYPLLGHLRFAMEKIRPEVQQYFVERNIDGAPFDRDTRSIVYERAKGTDAADPFGTELELYRPGADYLVPSMAPRPVPTEPPRVRIGGPDCTRPYDMALLNVSAMSFGSLSDRAIRALNEGARRGGFAHDTGEGGISEHHLAPGGDLVWEVGTGYFGCRTEDGDFDPLRFAEKAALDQVACVLLKISQGAKPGIGGVLPGAKVSREIAAARGVPEGRTVVSPPYHRVYRTPRELVRFVRRMRELAEGKPVGFKLCVGSRREFLAVCKAMLEEDVTPDFIVVDGAEGGTGAAPLEFADTVGLPLTEGLTTVHRSLVGAGLRDRIRIGASGKIATGGDIVKRLAQGADYTNSARAMMFALGCVQAQRCHTNTCPVGVATQDRRRARALDVEDKARRVQRFQEATVGSALQIMAAMGLDESGGLTPDMLLRRVGPNTVRSHAELYAPLEAGQLLVPASVPPSWAADWNAAHPDRFALR
- a CDS encoding RNA polymerase sigma factor SigF; translated protein: MSAQRIEAGTGTLPVVPDALAVAPKDARALSKVFFQELTVLEEGTHEYQYARNTLIEMNMSLVRYAAGRFRHRGDEMEDIVQVGMIGLIKAIDRFELSREVEFTTFAVPYIVGEIKRFFRDTSWAVHVPRRLQEARVELAKATEELSTRLGRTPTSKELAELMSLTEEEVNEARLASNGYHSSSLDAALSGENEDSEASLADFIGSEDPAMELVEDFHALAPLIAELDERDRQIIHLRFVEELTQAQIGERLGCSQMHVSRLLSRTIKSLRQGLLETG